One segment of Anastrepha obliqua isolate idAnaObli1 chromosome 3, idAnaObli1_1.0, whole genome shotgun sequence DNA contains the following:
- the LOC129240250 gene encoding girdin isoform X2, whose protein sequence is MANAGTATPMEIDDFINGALVNWLESCLPRPEVLTGYSSLLDGNIIHSVWLQIDPEPQNHPTDIRDLVGVSLCIARSKNFECIARNLKSLFEEELEHTILVLPDVYILGYHPESRHGLEQMKILLTLLLGAAVQCPNREIFIGRIKMLDVETQHAIVGLIKQVTEDQSLVLTKESVNLLTPVNMYNHILRLTKERDNIYLRWITSMCSESDLNMSACGDGSISIPLSPLSCALTTSCPTSNENNHMAVELADLKSKIRKLRQELEEKSENQLELREELEHKNAQYEKLRAESQEWYAEAKRAYAYRDEVDVLRERAERADRLEIEVQKFREKLTDADFYKTRVEELREDNRMLLETKEMLEDQLQRARKRSEHVMKLESEIIKYKQKLNDMALERTLDRTKLEELLEENTQLQLVAKNLNSSQRLDSAFSDNEDECNSGDNSLSEQLTNDAQTRILKLELRNKQLSAALEQLKENSFHESTNKILDLEKDKKKLSLKLEQMQDNIQRLTQQNAALEDVFKSALEENKKLQDTMDDRQKSYERQGQERELERNKLMDLEQHVETLNKEKQRLQTLNESIQRRADDLDRLLDTRTKEIQQLTERSQEVSKVKEKVYDLEAKLSVCERENNSLLKEVTKLKENSEEKSVQLDESTAKVEAQTKDIERLTKELAETDLIQQKIVELEKQNQELISQRDIDAETIATLRNDLVSGTLATNKVRQNLEKLGLTDSGEADGNGDLNVETVVEKLVRNPETFKTVREIMLNVSKEQRQSENSKSDICVLCHRKEIYTVEKNIELSSSIEPQELSFEHKVTLSSPTSRQDRMEMLRLREANTNLSACYATLQTANIQLEAEKARLDVDVVTLGSQISSLNTQLVTLQVANSQLASEKDLLLKQSESVKQQNQNVQHDLMALRTLHDQLSAEYESLASGKEQLKLLLRDSRNETRELREHILGLEKRIIELTKENVVMKAYEDDLAILRTEHSKLTDDFRNLFRFKNEYKNIQEQYKMIRSDNSKLKKQNTELLRELDVKSDQIKTMENDAAYYSQQCEVLLQSNTHLDIDRKTLMDNISQLLSQYHELLSHSLEDKQHFREEEKSYTERLHNLSRQKEKLEEKIMEHYKKPETVIPKKKPFASSIVRRVKKAGSDFINKNRRSWVDDSRLTSSQFMIGSESGGNDSDNSFEEPMSIASDTHLLQRNMPMRQSLQRELMDNTLSRGDIRSSLQAQKRTDLNNSRRNSVHGLEAPDVTGSSLTLGTAGSRRTVYLIDENQKIPETTTNSNGSDISASGRLSTSHSPLNSSDCLSSITLGGVSAASGDCMDADIGVGFAGVGMAEPQIPTTVTPVPKNDNPTTFLMYNRINTTIGSNTGTEGNITPGTSRDATLPPSNGATPASATPAPQEDKLMRKRTEDKSNSIWYEYGCV, encoded by the exons ATGGCTAACGCAGGAACAGCTACTCCCATGGAAATCGATGATTTTATAAATGGAGCTCTGGTTAATTGG TTGGAATCATGTTTGCCGCGCCCAGAAGTACTTACCGGCTATTCTTCTTTGTTAGATGGCAATATTATACACAGTGTGTGGTTGCAAATCGATCCAGAACCACAAAATCATCCAACAGATATCCGCGATTTAGTTGGAGTTTCGTTGTGTATAGCTCGGTCAAAAAACTTCGAATGCATTGCCCGCAATTTAAAATCCCTTTTCGAGGAAGAGCTCGAACACACTATACTCGTACTTCCCGACGTGTATATACTAGGGTACCATCCCGAATCGAGACACGGTTTggaacaaatgaaaattttgttaacaTTGCTATTGGGCGCTGCAGTACAATGTCCTAATCGCGAAATATTCATTGGACGCATTAAAATGCTAGACGTGGAAACTCAACATGCAATTGTTGGTTTGATCAAACAA GTAACTGAGGACCAAAGTCTCGTGCTTACAAAGGAATCTGTAAATTTACTCACACCTGTCAATATGTATAATCATATATTGCGTTTAACAAAGGAACGAGACAATATCTACTTGCGTTGGATTACCTCTATGTGCTCGGAGTCTGATTTAAATATGAGTGCTTGTGGTGATGGTTCGATAAGTATACCTCTTTCTCCACTCTCTTGCGCGTTGACGACGTCTTGCCCAACTTCTAATGAAAATAATCACATGGCAGTAGAGCTAGCTGATTTGAAATCCAAAATTCGCAAATTGCGACAAGAACT agaaGAGAAGTCGGAAAATCAACTTGAATTGCGTGAAGAACTAGAACATAAAAATGCGCAATACGAGAAATTGCGCGCAGag AGCCAAGAATGGTACGCTGAAGCAAAACGTGCCTATGCGTACCGTGATGAAGTAGATGTTCTAAGAGAACGTGCAGAGCGCGCTGATCGTTTGGAAATTGAGGTACaaaagtttcgagaaaaactaactgacgcagacTTTTATAAGACTCGTGTAGAAGAATTACGTGAGGATAATCGTATGCTTCTGGAAACAAA GGAAATGTTGGAAGATCAGTTGCAACGGGCACGAAAGCGTTCAGAACATGTGATGAAATTAGAATCTGAGAttattaaatacaaacaaaagctAAACGATATGGCACTGGAGCGAACTTTAGATCGTACTAAGTTAGAAGAACttttggaagaaaacacccagtTGCAATTAGTAGCGAAAAATCTTAATAGCAGCCAAAGACTTGATAGCGCCTTTTCAGATAACGAAGATGAATGCAATTCTGGCGATAACAGTTTGTCAGAGCAACTAACAAATGATGCTCAG ACacgaattttaaaattagaattaagaaATAAACAACTGTCGGCGGCGTTGGAACAACTGAAGGAGAATTCTTTCCATGAGTCTACAAATAAAATACTGGATCTTGAAAAGGATAAGAAAAAGTTATCTCTAAAACTTGAACAAATGCAAGATAACATTCAACGTTTAACGCAACAAAACGCTGCATTAGAAGATGTATTTAAAAGCGCCTTGGAAGAGAATAAAAAATTGCAGGACACAATGGATGATCGGCAAAAATCGTATGAACGCCAAGGTCAGGAACGTGAGTTGGAACGTAATAAGCTAATGGACTTGGAGCAGCATGTAGAAACTTTGAACAAGGAGAAACAACGCTTACAAACTCTGAACGAAAGTATACAGCGTCGCGCCGATGACTTAGATCGTCTGCTAGACACGCGTACGAAGGAAATTCAGCAGCTGACAGAACGCTCCCAAGAAGTGAGTAAGgttaaagaaaaagtgtacgaCTTGGAAGCGAAATTAAGTGTGTGTGAACGCGAAAATAATAGCCTTTTGAAAGAGGTAacgaaattgaaagaaaatagtgaagaaaaatcggTGCAACTAGATGAGTCGACAGCGAAGGTGGAAGCGCAAACCAAAGATATTGAACGACTTACAAAAGAATTGGCTGAAACAGAtctaatacaacaaaaaatcgtAGAACTCGAAAAGCAGAATCAGGAATTAATTTCTCAGCGTGATATTGATGCTGAAACTATAGCAACCTTACGCAATGATTTAGTGTCTGGTACTTTAGCCACCAATAAGGTGCGGCAAAACTTGGAAAAACTGGGCTTGACCGACAGTGGCGAGGCAGATGGAAATGGCGATTTGAATGTGGAAACTGTCGTCGAAAAATTGGTACGTAATCCCGAAACTTTCAAAACTGTGCGGGAAATTATGTTGAATGTATCGAAAGAGCAGCGTCAAAGCGAAAACTCGAAGTCAGATATTTGCGTGCTATGCCATCGCAAAGAGATTTATactgttgaaaaaaatattgaactatCATCTAGTATTGAGCCCCAGGAGCTAAGCTTCGAACACAAAGTTACCTTAAGCTCACCAACAAGTCGACAAGACCGTATGGAAATGTTACGGCTAAGAGAGGCAAACACCAATTTGAGTGCGTGTTATGCGACGCTACAAACTGCCAATATTCAATTAGAAGCCGAAAAGGCGCGCCTCGATGTAGACGTAGTAACGCTGGGTTCACAGATATCATCCCTGAACACACAATTGGTTACACTACAAGTGGCTAATTCACAACTTGCCTCTGAAAAGGACCTATTACTGAAGCAAAGTGAATCCGTTAAACAACAAAATCAGAATGTACAACATGACTTGATGGCGTTACGCACTTTGCACGATCAGCTTTCAGCAGAATACGAGTCGCTTGCCTCAGGCAAGGAACAGCTAAAGTTGCTGCTGCGCGATTCACGAAATGAGACACGCGAGCTGCGCGAACATATTTTGGGTTTAGAAAAGCGAATTATTGAACTAACAAAAGAAAATGTGGTCATGAAAGCCTATGAGGATGATTTGGCCATATTGCGTACAGAGCATTCGAAGCTGACTGatgattttcgaaatttgttcCGTTTCAAGAATGAATACAAAAACATACAG gagCAATACAAAATGATACGCTCAGATAATAgtaaactaaaaaagcaaaacacaGAACTACTGCGTGAGCTGGACGTGAAGAGTGACCAAATTAAAACCATGGAAAATGATGCCGCTTACTATTCACAACAGTGTGAA GTGTTACTGCAATCGAATACTCATCTAGATATAGATCGAAAAACCTTAATGGACAATATTTCCCAGTTATTATCCCAGTATCACGAGTTGCTTTCGCACTCCTTAGAAGACAAACAACATTTTCGCGAGGAAGAAAAAAGCTACACCGAACGCTTGCACAACTTGAGCCGCCAGAAAGAAAAGCTGGAGGAGAAAATAATGGAACACTATAAAAAGCCCGAAACTGTCATACCAAAAAA gaaACCTTTTGCCAGCAGCATTGTGCGGCGTGTGAAGAAAGCTGGATCGGATTTTATAAATAAG AATCGACGATCGTGGGTGGATGATTCGCGTCTAACATCGTCGCAGTTCATGATTGGGTCCGAGTCTGGTGGCAATGACTCTGATAATAGCTTTGAGGAGCCAATGTCCATTGCGTCGGATACACATTTGCTGCAACGAAACATGCCGATGAGGCAAAGTTTGCAAcg cgAACTTATGGATAACACACTTTCACGTGGTGATATACGGAGTAGTTTACAAGCACAAAAACGTACGGATTTGAATAATTCTCGTAGAAATAGCGTGCACGg TCTTGAAGCGCCAGATGTGACGGGCAGCAGCTTGACACTGGGTACAGCCGGTTCTCGACGCACAGTTTATTTGATcgatgaaaaccaaaaaattccCGAAACGACGACGAATAGCAACGGTAGTGATATAAGCGCAAGCGGTCGACTATCGACTTCTCATTCGCCTCTAAATTCAAGCGACTGCTTATCATCGATCACCTTAGGAGGCGTCAGTGCTGCTAGTGGCGATTGTATGGATGCAGATATAGGAGTTGGATTTGCTGGTGTAGGCATGGCCGAGCCGCAGATACCTACAACTGTGACACCCGTACCAAAAAACGACAATCCGACCACATTTCTTATGTACAATCGTATAAATACGACGATCGGCAGTAATACTGGCACTGAAGGCAATATAACCCCGGGTACATCACGTGATGCCACACTACCGCCAAGCAATGGTGCGACGCCAGCGTCGGCGACACCAGCACCGCAGGAAGACAAATTAATGCGAAAACGCACAGAAGATAAAAGTAATAGTATTTGGTATGAGTACGGATGTGTTTAg
- the LOC129240250 gene encoding girdin isoform X4: MANAGTATPMEIDDFINGALVNWLESCLPRPEVLTGYSSLLDGNIIHSVWLQIDPEPQNHPTDIRDLVGVSLCIARSKNFECIARNLKSLFEEELEHTILVLPDVYILGYHPESRHGLEQMKILLTLLLGAAVQCPNREIFIGRIKMLDVETQHAIVGLIKQVTEDQSLVLTKESVNLLTPVNMYNHILRLTKERDNIYLRWITSMCSESDLNMSACGDGSISIPLSPLSCALTTSCPTSNENNHMAVELADLKSKIRKLRQELEEKSENQLELREELEHKNAQYEKLRAESQEWYAEAKRAYAYRDEVDVLRERAERADRLEIEVQKFREKLTDADFYKTRVEELREDNRMLLETKEMLEDQLQRARKRSEHVMKLESEIIKYKQKLNDMALERTLDRTKLEELLEENTQLQLVAKNLNSSQRLDSAFSDNEDECNSGDNSLSEQLTNDAQTRILKLELRNKQLSAALEQLKENSFHESTNKILDLEKDKKKLSLKLEQMQDNIQRLTQQNAALEDVFKSALEENKKLQDTMDDRQKSYERQGQERELERNKLMDLEQHVETLNKEKQRLQTLNESIQRRADDLDRLLDTRTKEIQQLTERSQEVSKVKEKVYDLEAKLSVCERENNSLLKEVTKLKENSEEKSVQLDESTAKVEAQTKDIERLTKELAETDLIQQKIVELEKQNQELISQRDIDAETIATLRNDLVSGTLATNKVRQNLEKLGLTDSGEADGNGDLNVETVVEKLVRNPETFKTVREIMLNVSKEQRQSENSKSDICVLCHRKEIYTVEKNIELSSSIEPQELSFEHKVTLSSPTSRQDRMEMLRLREANTNLSACYATLQTANIQLEAEKARLDVDVVTLGSQISSLNTQLVTLQVANSQLASEKDLLLKQSESVKQQNQNVQHDLMALRTLHDQLSAEYESLASGKEQLKLLLRDSRNETRELREHILGLEKRIIELTKENVVMKAYEDDLAILRTEHSKLTDDFRNLFRFKNEYKNIQEQYKMIRSDNSKLKKQNTELLRELDVKSDQIKTMENDAAYYSQQCEVLLQSNTHLDIDRKTLMDNISQLLSQYHELLSHSLEDKQHFREEEKSYTERLHNLSRQKEKLEEKIMEHYKKPETVIPKKKPFASSIVRRVKKAGSDFINKVPKSRNRRSWVDDSRLTSSQFMIGSESGGNDSDNSFEEPMSIASDTHLLQRNMPMRQSLQRELMDNTLSRGDIRSSLQAQKRTDLNNSRRNSVHGGCRKKIKMWNRFLVLKRQM; encoded by the exons ATGGCTAACGCAGGAACAGCTACTCCCATGGAAATCGATGATTTTATAAATGGAGCTCTGGTTAATTGG TTGGAATCATGTTTGCCGCGCCCAGAAGTACTTACCGGCTATTCTTCTTTGTTAGATGGCAATATTATACACAGTGTGTGGTTGCAAATCGATCCAGAACCACAAAATCATCCAACAGATATCCGCGATTTAGTTGGAGTTTCGTTGTGTATAGCTCGGTCAAAAAACTTCGAATGCATTGCCCGCAATTTAAAATCCCTTTTCGAGGAAGAGCTCGAACACACTATACTCGTACTTCCCGACGTGTATATACTAGGGTACCATCCCGAATCGAGACACGGTTTggaacaaatgaaaattttgttaacaTTGCTATTGGGCGCTGCAGTACAATGTCCTAATCGCGAAATATTCATTGGACGCATTAAAATGCTAGACGTGGAAACTCAACATGCAATTGTTGGTTTGATCAAACAA GTAACTGAGGACCAAAGTCTCGTGCTTACAAAGGAATCTGTAAATTTACTCACACCTGTCAATATGTATAATCATATATTGCGTTTAACAAAGGAACGAGACAATATCTACTTGCGTTGGATTACCTCTATGTGCTCGGAGTCTGATTTAAATATGAGTGCTTGTGGTGATGGTTCGATAAGTATACCTCTTTCTCCACTCTCTTGCGCGTTGACGACGTCTTGCCCAACTTCTAATGAAAATAATCACATGGCAGTAGAGCTAGCTGATTTGAAATCCAAAATTCGCAAATTGCGACAAGAACT agaaGAGAAGTCGGAAAATCAACTTGAATTGCGTGAAGAACTAGAACATAAAAATGCGCAATACGAGAAATTGCGCGCAGag AGCCAAGAATGGTACGCTGAAGCAAAACGTGCCTATGCGTACCGTGATGAAGTAGATGTTCTAAGAGAACGTGCAGAGCGCGCTGATCGTTTGGAAATTGAGGTACaaaagtttcgagaaaaactaactgacgcagacTTTTATAAGACTCGTGTAGAAGAATTACGTGAGGATAATCGTATGCTTCTGGAAACAAA GGAAATGTTGGAAGATCAGTTGCAACGGGCACGAAAGCGTTCAGAACATGTGATGAAATTAGAATCTGAGAttattaaatacaaacaaaagctAAACGATATGGCACTGGAGCGAACTTTAGATCGTACTAAGTTAGAAGAACttttggaagaaaacacccagtTGCAATTAGTAGCGAAAAATCTTAATAGCAGCCAAAGACTTGATAGCGCCTTTTCAGATAACGAAGATGAATGCAATTCTGGCGATAACAGTTTGTCAGAGCAACTAACAAATGATGCTCAG ACacgaattttaaaattagaattaagaaATAAACAACTGTCGGCGGCGTTGGAACAACTGAAGGAGAATTCTTTCCATGAGTCTACAAATAAAATACTGGATCTTGAAAAGGATAAGAAAAAGTTATCTCTAAAACTTGAACAAATGCAAGATAACATTCAACGTTTAACGCAACAAAACGCTGCATTAGAAGATGTATTTAAAAGCGCCTTGGAAGAGAATAAAAAATTGCAGGACACAATGGATGATCGGCAAAAATCGTATGAACGCCAAGGTCAGGAACGTGAGTTGGAACGTAATAAGCTAATGGACTTGGAGCAGCATGTAGAAACTTTGAACAAGGAGAAACAACGCTTACAAACTCTGAACGAAAGTATACAGCGTCGCGCCGATGACTTAGATCGTCTGCTAGACACGCGTACGAAGGAAATTCAGCAGCTGACAGAACGCTCCCAAGAAGTGAGTAAGgttaaagaaaaagtgtacgaCTTGGAAGCGAAATTAAGTGTGTGTGAACGCGAAAATAATAGCCTTTTGAAAGAGGTAacgaaattgaaagaaaatagtgaagaaaaatcggTGCAACTAGATGAGTCGACAGCGAAGGTGGAAGCGCAAACCAAAGATATTGAACGACTTACAAAAGAATTGGCTGAAACAGAtctaatacaacaaaaaatcgtAGAACTCGAAAAGCAGAATCAGGAATTAATTTCTCAGCGTGATATTGATGCTGAAACTATAGCAACCTTACGCAATGATTTAGTGTCTGGTACTTTAGCCACCAATAAGGTGCGGCAAAACTTGGAAAAACTGGGCTTGACCGACAGTGGCGAGGCAGATGGAAATGGCGATTTGAATGTGGAAACTGTCGTCGAAAAATTGGTACGTAATCCCGAAACTTTCAAAACTGTGCGGGAAATTATGTTGAATGTATCGAAAGAGCAGCGTCAAAGCGAAAACTCGAAGTCAGATATTTGCGTGCTATGCCATCGCAAAGAGATTTATactgttgaaaaaaatattgaactatCATCTAGTATTGAGCCCCAGGAGCTAAGCTTCGAACACAAAGTTACCTTAAGCTCACCAACAAGTCGACAAGACCGTATGGAAATGTTACGGCTAAGAGAGGCAAACACCAATTTGAGTGCGTGTTATGCGACGCTACAAACTGCCAATATTCAATTAGAAGCCGAAAAGGCGCGCCTCGATGTAGACGTAGTAACGCTGGGTTCACAGATATCATCCCTGAACACACAATTGGTTACACTACAAGTGGCTAATTCACAACTTGCCTCTGAAAAGGACCTATTACTGAAGCAAAGTGAATCCGTTAAACAACAAAATCAGAATGTACAACATGACTTGATGGCGTTACGCACTTTGCACGATCAGCTTTCAGCAGAATACGAGTCGCTTGCCTCAGGCAAGGAACAGCTAAAGTTGCTGCTGCGCGATTCACGAAATGAGACACGCGAGCTGCGCGAACATATTTTGGGTTTAGAAAAGCGAATTATTGAACTAACAAAAGAAAATGTGGTCATGAAAGCCTATGAGGATGATTTGGCCATATTGCGTACAGAGCATTCGAAGCTGACTGatgattttcgaaatttgttcCGTTTCAAGAATGAATACAAAAACATACAG gagCAATACAAAATGATACGCTCAGATAATAgtaaactaaaaaagcaaaacacaGAACTACTGCGTGAGCTGGACGTGAAGAGTGACCAAATTAAAACCATGGAAAATGATGCCGCTTACTATTCACAACAGTGTGAA GTGTTACTGCAATCGAATACTCATCTAGATATAGATCGAAAAACCTTAATGGACAATATTTCCCAGTTATTATCCCAGTATCACGAGTTGCTTTCGCACTCCTTAGAAGACAAACAACATTTTCGCGAGGAAGAAAAAAGCTACACCGAACGCTTGCACAACTTGAGCCGCCAGAAAGAAAAGCTGGAGGAGAAAATAATGGAACACTATAAAAAGCCCGAAACTGTCATACCAAAAAA gaaACCTTTTGCCAGCAGCATTGTGCGGCGTGTGAAGAAAGCTGGATCGGATTTTATAAATAAGGTACCAAAAAGTCGG AATCGACGATCGTGGGTGGATGATTCGCGTCTAACATCGTCGCAGTTCATGATTGGGTCCGAGTCTGGTGGCAATGACTCTGATAATAGCTTTGAGGAGCCAATGTCCATTGCGTCGGATACACATTTGCTGCAACGAAACATGCCGATGAGGCAAAGTTTGCAAcg cgAACTTATGGATAACACACTTTCACGTGGTGATATACGGAGTAGTTTACAAGCACAAAAACGTACGGATTTGAATAATTCTCGTAGAAATAGCGTGCACGg TGGGtgtagaaagaaaataaaaatgtggaatcgatttttgg TCTTGAAGCGCCAGATGTGA